Proteins encoded within one genomic window of Halorussus salilacus:
- a CDS encoding adenosylhomocysteinase, with protein sequence MADYPTISEQVDDLETAREDGHRKMDWAREHMPILTAMQADFDENRPFEGERIGMAMHVEAKTAVLVETLAEAGAEVAVTGCNPLSTHDDVSAALDEHPNITSYAKREVDDEEYYAAIEAVISHEPTITVDDGMDLVAAIHEDYPELIDSIVGGAEETTTGVHRLRAMDADGALKYPVFAVNDTPMKRLFDNVHGTGESSLANIAMTTNLSWAGKNVVVAGYGDCGRGVAKKASGQNANVVVTEVEPRRALEAHMEGYDVMPMAEAAEIGDVFLTTTGNRDVITREHFEKMQDGVLLANAGHFDVEVNLDDLSDLAVNEREAREGVREYEMEDGRRLNVLAEGRLVNLASPIALGHPVEVMDQSFGVQAACVRELVENGEQYDAGVHEVPDELDEEIAEIKLDAEGVEYDDLTPEQAEYMGSWQHGT encoded by the coding sequence ATGGCAGACTATCCGACCATCAGCGAGCAGGTCGACGATCTGGAGACCGCTCGCGAGGATGGTCATCGGAAGATGGACTGGGCGCGCGAACACATGCCGATTCTGACCGCGATGCAGGCCGACTTCGACGAGAACCGCCCCTTCGAGGGCGAGCGCATCGGCATGGCGATGCACGTCGAGGCCAAGACCGCCGTGCTGGTCGAGACCCTCGCGGAGGCGGGCGCGGAGGTCGCGGTCACGGGCTGTAACCCCCTCTCGACCCACGACGACGTGAGCGCCGCGCTCGACGAGCATCCCAACATCACCTCCTACGCCAAGCGCGAGGTCGACGACGAGGAGTACTACGCCGCCATCGAGGCGGTCATCTCCCACGAGCCGACCATCACGGTCGACGACGGGATGGACCTCGTCGCGGCCATCCACGAGGACTACCCCGAACTCATCGACTCCATTGTCGGCGGGGCCGAGGAGACCACCACGGGCGTCCATCGCCTGCGGGCGATGGACGCCGACGGCGCGCTGAAGTACCCCGTGTTCGCGGTCAACGACACGCCGATGAAGCGCCTGTTCGATAACGTCCACGGCACGGGCGAGTCTTCCCTTGCTAATATCGCGATGACCACGAACCTCTCGTGGGCGGGCAAGAACGTCGTCGTCGCGGGCTACGGCGACTGCGGCCGGGGTGTCGCCAAGAAGGCTTCGGGGCAGAACGCCAACGTCGTCGTCACCGAGGTCGAACCGCGACGCGCCCTCGAAGCCCACATGGAGGGCTACGACGTGATGCCGATGGCCGAGGCCGCCGAGATCGGCGACGTGTTCCTCACCACGACGGGCAACCGCGACGTAATCACCCGCGAGCACTTCGAGAAGATGCAAGACGGCGTCCTGCTCGCCAACGCGGGCCACTTCGACGTGGAGGTCAACCTCGACGACCTCTCGGACCTCGCCGTGAACGAGCGCGAGGCCCGCGAGGGCGTCCGGGAGTACGAGATGGAAGACGGCCGCAGGCTCAACGTCCTCGCGGAGGGTCGGCTCGTCAACCTCGCCAGCCCAATCGCGCTCGGCCACCCGGTCGAGGTGATGGACCAGAGCTTCGGCGTGCAGGCCGCCTGCGTCCGCGAACTGGTCGAGAACGGCGAGCAGTACGACGCCGGAGTCCACGAGGTGCCCGACGAACTCGACGAGGAAATCGCGGAGATAAAGCTGGACGCCGAGGGCGTCGAGTACGACGACCTGACGCCCGAGCAGGCCGAGTACATGGGTAGCTGGCAGCACGGGACGTAG